A region from the Dysidea avara chromosome 15, odDysAvar1.4, whole genome shotgun sequence genome encodes:
- the LOC136245751 gene encoding uncharacterized protein → MQSYLSQRFRNKRRYSEPIKKPSSKIAAKENAVMVATEATVQKPRKYDKVGYDREMESLLKELAKEDWDQCDITINNLLSLTHEQRRLLINGCLIRTTDILADFPFFRHFKWVLVEFEQMCGEEAVELMRKNWTKYTPQILALESEFDPSAMDEAMNYKVMDILEKRLRPPGPSGKGQQAFSYYEPGKRVQEVLDEKGFTEPRLAKTKEMLKAAKG, encoded by the exons ATGCAAAGCTATCTTAGCCAGAGGTTTAGAAATAAGAGGAGGTATTCAGAGCCCATTAAGAAGCCAAGCAGCAAGATAGCTGCTAAGGAGAATGCTGTCATGGTAGCAACTGAAGCAACAGTCCAAAAACCAAGAAAGTATGACAAGGTCGGCTACGACAGGGAGATGGAGTCCCTTTTAAAGGAGCTAGCCAAAGAAGACTGGGACCAATGTGATATCACCATCAACAATTTGCTAAGTTTGACACACGAGCAGAGACGTCTGCTAATAAATGGCTGCCTTATCAGAACGACAGACATCCTTGCTGACTTTCCTTTCTTCAGACATTTCAAATGG GTATTGGTGGAATTCGAGCAAATGTGTGGTGAAGAAGCTGTTGAGTTAATGAGAAAGAATTGGACCAAATATACCCCTCAGATATTAGCACTGGAAAGTGAGTTTGACCCTAGTGCCATGGATGAAGCAATGAACTATAAAGTTATGGATATTTTGGAGAAACGATTACGTCCACCTGGTCCCAGTGGAAAAGGTCAACAGGCATTCTCGTATTATGAG CCTGGAAAAAGAGTTCAGGAAGTGCTTGATGAAAAGGGTTTCACGGAGCCAAGATTGGCAAAGACCAAAGAAATGTTGAAAGCAGCCAAGGGTTGA